A single window of Archangium gephyra DNA harbors:
- a CDS encoding class I SAM-dependent methyltransferase yields the protein MTTNALTWSACPVCEAREATSYVSFPELEFGRCIACGVVYKRSEQPDLRPAEFYEKSYFHGRKSGRDKRFEHRVHKAMRHLQGPLQFVQARSLLDIGCSFGYVIEAGRRLGLESAGCDISEYAVSVCNERGYRAKVANLEQLPFETGEFDIVVMKHVLEHTPQPRRALQEVTRVLRPGGVVMVAVPDLGYWKGDYQRKSYRYFRPDDLGQQHYVYYTDDSLRLLLEHCGFEVLAQSKAVFHEKRAKKNPLLRVGEALRFGGVWAWAKSAKALRMRRELFFIARKK from the coding sequence GTGACTACCAACGCCCTGACCTGGTCCGCCTGCCCCGTCTGCGAGGCGCGCGAGGCCACCTCCTACGTCTCCTTCCCCGAGCTGGAGTTCGGACGCTGCATCGCGTGTGGCGTCGTCTACAAGCGCTCGGAGCAGCCCGACCTCCGGCCCGCCGAGTTCTACGAGAAGAGCTACTTCCACGGCCGCAAGTCGGGCCGGGACAAGCGCTTCGAGCACCGCGTGCACAAGGCCATGCGGCACCTGCAGGGCCCCCTCCAGTTCGTCCAGGCCCGCAGCCTGCTCGATATCGGCTGCTCCTTCGGGTACGTCATCGAGGCTGGCCGGCGGTTGGGACTGGAGAGCGCCGGGTGTGACATCTCCGAATACGCCGTCAGCGTGTGCAACGAGCGCGGCTACCGGGCCAAGGTGGCCAACCTGGAGCAGCTGCCCTTCGAGACGGGCGAGTTCGACATCGTGGTGATGAAGCACGTGCTGGAGCACACCCCGCAGCCCCGGCGGGCGCTCCAGGAGGTGACGCGCGTGCTGCGTCCCGGGGGCGTGGTGATGGTGGCGGTGCCGGACCTCGGTTACTGGAAGGGTGATTACCAGAGGAAGAGCTACCGCTACTTCCGTCCGGACGACCTGGGGCAGCAGCACTACGTCTATTACACGGACGACAGCCTGCGGCTGTTGCTGGAGCACTGCGGCTTCGAGGTGCTGGCGCAGTCCAAGGCCGTCTTCCACGAGAAGCGTGCGAAGAAGAATCCCCTCCTGCGCGTGGGCGAGGCCCTGCGCTTCGGCGGGGTGTGGGCGTGGGCGAAGAGCGCCAAGGCCCTGAGGATGCGGCGCGAGCTCTTCTTCATCGCCCGGAAGAAGTAG
- the pbpC gene encoding penicillin-binding protein 1C, producing the protein MRSRRTRGAAVLALVLLGAGAWFASSLQDGLLGYEPSRLVLDRRGAYLGEVPGTGGELGYWPVPYVLPERIVQATLVTEDRHFYEHPGVYLPSVGRALVQNVRNLRVISGASTLAMQVARMQTPGGRTAWRKVREAVEALLLVHGHGHEKVLRQYLAIAPYGNRVHGVGRAARLYFDKPVEDLSWAQAAFLAGLPQLPGRMNPYTEDGLRRARKRSHRILRALHKQGALSREELEQSLQTDLGLVPRPRRMPEALHAVLEWSELASARAEPISTATLDLEVQSKVASILQRNLNRLDGAGAGNTAALVVDTETGDILAYVGSRDFFNQEHRGAIDFVKQRRSPGSTLKPFIYGLALEKGIVTAATELADTPMDVRVENGRSYVPENINHSFLGPMLLREALGNSRNIPALRVLERVGVEPTLRFLEKAGVGGISYEPDRYGLGLAVGNLHVTLEELAELYLVLAHEGETRSLRRFTGEPMASSRRLMTRESAQLVRHMLSDPLARRPSFPMGSSLDYPYAVAVKTGTSQGFRDAWALAFSDRLLVAVWVGNHDWRRMNGVGGLLGAANAVHEIFDAVMPGWRPYRPVLDAFPPPSGALAMDVCPLSGRLAGPECPHRKSEWFVPGTAPAERCPFHAKVRLDRRNGWRAGPTCPEREVVTRVMLALPEEYEQWARRQHLDIAPLRESPLCPNHPEELEPKVAIREPRGTVRLLYDPDTPASASTLRLAADVTPSTEPIVWMVDGVPVAEVGYPHEFRWSLQPGQHVITAAMVHRPQISQPVTVVVED; encoded by the coding sequence ATGAGAAGTAGACGGACACGCGGGGCGGCGGTGCTCGCCCTGGTGCTGCTGGGGGCGGGGGCGTGGTTCGCCTCCAGCCTCCAGGACGGGCTGCTCGGCTACGAGCCCTCGCGCCTCGTGCTGGACCGGCGGGGCGCGTACCTGGGCGAGGTGCCCGGGACGGGCGGGGAGCTCGGCTACTGGCCGGTGCCCTATGTGCTGCCCGAGCGCATCGTCCAGGCCACGCTCGTCACCGAGGACCGGCACTTCTACGAGCACCCGGGCGTGTACCTGCCATCGGTGGGACGGGCCCTGGTGCAGAACGTGCGCAACCTGCGCGTCATCTCGGGGGCGTCCACGCTGGCCATGCAGGTGGCGCGGATGCAGACGCCCGGGGGACGCACGGCGTGGCGCAAGGTGCGCGAGGCGGTGGAGGCGCTGCTGCTCGTGCACGGGCATGGCCACGAGAAGGTGCTCCGCCAGTACCTGGCCATCGCTCCGTATGGAAACCGGGTGCACGGCGTGGGGCGAGCGGCGCGGCTCTACTTCGACAAGCCGGTGGAGGACCTGTCCTGGGCACAGGCCGCCTTCCTCGCGGGCCTGCCCCAGCTGCCCGGGCGGATGAACCCGTACACCGAGGACGGCCTGCGGCGTGCTCGCAAGCGAAGCCACCGCATCCTCCGCGCGCTGCACAAGCAGGGCGCGCTGTCCCGGGAGGAATTGGAGCAGTCGCTGCAGACGGACCTGGGCCTGGTGCCCCGGCCGCGGCGCATGCCGGAAGCGTTGCACGCGGTGCTGGAGTGGAGCGAGCTGGCCAGTGCCCGAGCCGAGCCCATCTCCACGGCCACGCTGGACCTGGAGGTGCAGTCGAAGGTGGCGAGCATCCTCCAGCGGAACCTGAACCGGCTGGACGGAGCGGGGGCGGGCAACACCGCGGCGCTGGTGGTGGACACGGAGACGGGAGACATCCTCGCGTACGTGGGCTCGCGTGACTTCTTCAACCAGGAGCACCGGGGCGCCATCGACTTCGTGAAGCAGCGGCGCTCGCCGGGCTCCACGCTCAAGCCCTTCATCTACGGGCTGGCGCTGGAGAAGGGCATCGTCACCGCCGCCACCGAGCTGGCGGACACGCCCATGGACGTGCGGGTGGAGAATGGCCGCTCCTACGTGCCGGAGAACATCAACCACTCCTTCCTGGGGCCCATGCTGCTGCGCGAGGCCTTGGGCAACTCGCGCAACATCCCCGCCCTGCGCGTGCTGGAGCGGGTGGGCGTGGAGCCGACGCTGCGCTTCCTCGAGAAGGCGGGCGTGGGCGGCATCTCCTACGAGCCGGACCGCTACGGCCTGGGGCTGGCGGTGGGCAACCTGCACGTCACGCTGGAGGAGCTGGCGGAGCTGTACCTGGTGCTCGCCCACGAGGGGGAGACGCGCTCGCTGCGACGCTTCACCGGCGAGCCCATGGCGTCCTCGCGCCGGCTGATGACACGCGAGTCGGCCCAGTTGGTGCGCCATATGCTCTCGGATCCGCTGGCGCGGCGGCCGTCGTTCCCCATGGGCAGCTCGCTGGACTACCCATACGCGGTGGCGGTGAAGACAGGCACCAGCCAGGGTTTCCGTGACGCCTGGGCCCTGGCCTTCAGTGACCGGCTGCTGGTGGCGGTGTGGGTGGGCAACCATGACTGGCGCCGGATGAATGGCGTGGGCGGGCTGCTCGGCGCGGCCAACGCGGTGCACGAGATTTTCGACGCGGTGATGCCCGGGTGGCGCCCGTACCGGCCGGTGCTGGATGCCTTCCCGCCGCCCTCGGGGGCCCTGGCCATGGACGTGTGCCCGTTGTCGGGCCGGCTGGCCGGGCCGGAATGCCCCCACCGCAAGAGCGAGTGGTTCGTCCCCGGCACGGCCCCGGCGGAGCGCTGCCCCTTCCACGCGAAGGTCCGGCTGGACCGGCGCAATGGATGGAGGGCGGGCCCCACCTGCCCGGAGCGCGAGGTGGTGACGCGGGTGATGCTGGCACTGCCAGAGGAGTACGAGCAGTGGGCGCGGCGGCAGCACCTGGACATCGCGCCGCTGAGGGAGAGCCCGCTGTGCCCGAACCACCCCGAGGAGCTGGAGCCCAAGGTGGCCATCCGCGAGCCGAGGGGCACGGTGCGGCTGCTGTATGACCCGGACACGCCGGCGTCGGCCTCGACGCTGAGGCTGGCGGCGGACGTGACGCCGAGCACCGAGCCCATTGTCTGGATGGTGGATGGCGTACCGGTGGCGGAGGTGGGCTACCCGCACGAGTTCCGTTGGAGCCTGCAACCCGGACAGCACGTCATCACCGCGGCCATGGTGCACCGCCCCCAGATCAGCCAGCCGGTGACGGTGGTGGTGGAGGACTGA
- a CDS encoding GNAT family N-acetyltransferase — protein sequence MSLTLRFHLDDLSGEPTRALITRHLAGMHANSPPESVHAFDIDKLRQPGVTFWSAWFGEEIAGCGALKRLDAWRGELKSMRVADAFLGRGVGRAMLEHLIAEARKRGMRSLWLETGSSAAFTPALRLYESAGFVRCGPFDGYTDDPFSVFMTREL from the coding sequence ATGAGCCTGACCCTGAGGTTCCACCTCGATGATCTCTCCGGAGAGCCGACCCGTGCCCTGATCACGAGGCACCTGGCCGGCATGCACGCGAATTCGCCCCCGGAGAGCGTGCACGCCTTCGACATCGACAAGCTGCGGCAACCCGGCGTGACGTTCTGGTCCGCCTGGTTCGGAGAGGAGATCGCCGGCTGCGGAGCGCTCAAGCGCCTCGACGCCTGGCGCGGCGAGCTCAAGTCGATGCGCGTGGCCGACGCCTTCCTCGGCCGTGGAGTCGGGAGGGCGATGCTCGAGCACCTCATCGCGGAGGCGAGGAAGCGGGGCATGCGGAGCCTGTGGCTGGAGACGGGCTCGTCCGCGGCATTCACCCCCGCGCTCCGGCTCTACGAGAGCGCGGGCTTCGTCCGCTGCGGCCCGTTCGACGGCTACACCGACGACCCCTTCAGCGTCTTCATGACGCGGGAACTCTGA
- a CDS encoding DUF6959 family protein: MQKKEIEVFSEASNAAIVRMPGRRFPGSVIQGDSLSHLRWLAEDLRNRLRDHSEEDLRDTAQELFELLDGRLRHYVAVLDAEGIPLPFNRPPPPEPELKAEEEDPG, from the coding sequence ATGCAGAAGAAGGAAATCGAGGTGTTCTCCGAGGCGAGCAACGCCGCCATCGTCCGCATGCCGGGCAGGAGGTTTCCCGGCTCCGTCATCCAGGGAGATTCGCTCAGCCACCTGCGCTGGCTCGCCGAGGACTTGAGGAACCGGCTCCGGGACCACTCCGAGGAGGACCTGCGCGATACGGCGCAAGAGCTCTTCGAGCTACTCGACGGACGCCTCCGGCACTACGTGGCCGTGCTCGATGCGGAGGGAATCCCCCTCCCTTTCAATCGCCCTCCGCCCCCGGAACCAGAGCTGAAAGCCGAGGAGGAGGACCCCGGGTGA
- a CDS encoding alpha-2-macroglobulin codes for MRLVNSLLCLLLTLAAVPARAQEYRPADESQRPEGGGVKILPDQFLRGFDPVTVYFPDNAGPGKQSADDGAKLLKVVPSWPGQWFWADRKTLQFRPAEPWPALARFSFEAGGTRKILTTMMSAPSAMSPQPDSTDLRPFRTLTLTFPQALPLDSLRKMLRLEVRDLPGLADSPTRVLKDWTLSQLPRGSQREQAVYAITLEEDVPEGKQLRVNVSLALGDEDKVLWVGRLSTRPAFHLQQVQCGRSQFSLTGGASTPRDMALACGNQGDLPQLVFSAPVEGLSLTSLKKLVRLEPAVPDLHYQAYGSRVALRGRFVPDTLYRMRIGAAPIHDDSGRPLRDPGELQVFFHLDFKQPFLRWMQGTAVMEAKGPRMLPLQGYGDARADVRVYRVDPLHPGLWPFPNRPIVINEQSAPPFPGEEPQVKPTPGYIGEDELTAHIRLLGTPLVSTLVDLPLPKRGGTTTFGLDLAPLLNPVVGKVRPGTYLVGLRRLTGAPERSYVRVQITNLSLSTVEERDKAVFFVRTLDGAQEVRGARIVIEGQRRVPDPKHKGDYLQEAFTHELTTDGTGRATLDPQPTWVQLQRVSVRNGEDILVLDPREAPASFANNHWSPSSGWLEWLSQQTPPPPNDGLRGFLFTERPIYRPGEKVYLKGFLRNEVGGDFVAPEEAKKYELRVDGPGEQVWKLPLSFTALYGFSAEFQEKDAPTGEYYAVLSEVRTGQTLARRKFQIEAYRLPTFEVQLSSPATVRLDAPFKVKAVARYYAGGNVAGQPISWTVTRRPYYYVPKGREGFLFASSNQFAREGQSRAPEAMTRNATLDDNGADEMSVNPALDLDGSARIYRFEATVTGADNQPVSAAQDVKALPPFVLGLKLPRYSDKPFTLTPDIVAVGVNDKLVKGQEVLVRLYKRIWHSQLRETHFATGEARYVTEQEDVKLAEKTITTTEDKPVSPAFELKEAGVYVVELVARDKLGRVQTLSADLYVGGQTPIAWQKSRQGVFGLTPDKASYKPGETARLILQSPVQEGRALVVVEEPGGNTYTWHDVSGGKAVHELAIRAQHVPNIPVHVLLMRGRLGEGDKDDSRYRPQTLGASVDVKVEPVRNQVLVDIKHPETARPGATIPVELTLKDDQGKPLAGEVTLWLVDEAVLSLAPEATLNPLDELIKENARGTTLRDTRNSLVGKLFEQEETPGGDGSEEEQQGSGKRVVRKNFQTVPYYQATLQVPASGKLTVQVPLSDDLTNFRVRAVAISGLQRFGYKQTVLRVRLPVLVQPQLPRFVRQGDRFWGGAVGRVVEGNGGPGSVEVKVSGPADVQPLNQSVELQANRAMSFVTPITVQNADVSEPQSLKVRVDIERKADKAGDAFEVQLPVLPDRTVEHFAYFDTLKAGNTPLKPLPEPARPGTASQEVAITSIPGVLEMISGLQYLADYPHGCLEQKLSQLYPDVAMAAVLRDLGVRTPFGKQIDKNVQRMQDEMTLYQDDQGLMAFWPGGPGDVQVTALAVEFLDGARRAGLKVDEKIQTRAVEALKRVLRSTWPGLVQEWRYNQQTAALRALTRVGALDQHYLVDLFQLRERLDIQSLADLASTMLAQPSVYRTNLEALRNELWDSVIIKLNKGKPVFEGLKWRRDAWGYYGYLGSRPASVAAVFEALIRLSPEDARLDQLRDALLSYSNAETGFGSTFENRRAIGALALYLERAKPAVPDTTVTLSSGGTLKVDKNTKTARATVASDAPLTATVKGGPVGMRVEAQYIPATPGDKVTPLKQGFIVSRSATWLHADGSEETRFDDASGEVKELKVGDILELHTRIVTEEDRVHVALVVPFAAGLEPLNPELANAASDAKPSQADSLRPAYVQRLDNEVRYYFLQMQRGTHTFHFRVRAATEGSFVHPAPWAELMYRESIRGRGEGLRIIVKGEHEK; via the coding sequence TGGGCGGACCGCAAGACGCTCCAGTTCCGCCCCGCCGAGCCCTGGCCCGCGCTGGCGCGTTTCTCCTTCGAGGCGGGCGGCACGCGCAAGATTCTCACCACGATGATGTCGGCGCCCTCGGCCATGTCGCCGCAGCCCGACAGCACGGACCTGAGGCCCTTCCGCACCCTCACGCTCACCTTCCCGCAGGCGCTGCCGCTCGACTCGCTGCGCAAGATGCTCCGGCTGGAGGTGCGAGACCTGCCGGGCCTGGCGGACTCGCCCACGCGGGTGCTGAAGGACTGGACGCTGTCGCAGCTGCCGCGCGGCAGCCAGCGCGAGCAGGCCGTCTACGCCATCACGCTCGAGGAGGACGTACCCGAGGGCAAGCAGTTGCGCGTCAACGTCAGCCTCGCGCTGGGGGACGAGGACAAGGTGCTGTGGGTGGGGCGGCTGTCTACGCGGCCGGCCTTCCACCTCCAGCAGGTGCAGTGCGGCAGGAGCCAGTTCTCGCTGACGGGTGGAGCCTCCACGCCGCGGGACATGGCGCTCGCGTGCGGCAACCAGGGAGACCTGCCGCAGCTCGTCTTCTCCGCGCCGGTGGAGGGCCTGTCGCTCACCTCGCTCAAGAAGCTGGTGCGGCTGGAGCCCGCGGTGCCGGATCTGCACTACCAGGCGTACGGCAGCCGCGTGGCGCTGCGCGGCCGGTTCGTCCCGGACACGCTGTACCGCATGCGCATTGGCGCCGCGCCCATCCACGACGACAGCGGCCGGCCCCTGAGGGACCCCGGTGAGCTCCAGGTCTTCTTCCACCTGGACTTCAAGCAGCCCTTCCTGCGCTGGATGCAGGGCACGGCGGTGATGGAGGCGAAGGGTCCGCGCATGCTGCCGCTGCAGGGCTACGGGGACGCACGGGCGGACGTGCGCGTCTACCGGGTGGATCCGCTGCACCCCGGCCTGTGGCCCTTCCCCAACCGGCCCATCGTCATCAACGAGCAGAGCGCCCCGCCCTTCCCCGGCGAGGAGCCCCAGGTGAAGCCCACGCCCGGCTACATCGGCGAGGACGAGCTGACGGCGCACATCCGCCTGCTGGGCACGCCGCTCGTCTCCACGCTGGTGGATCTGCCGCTGCCCAAGAGGGGCGGCACCACCACGTTCGGCCTGGACCTGGCGCCCCTGCTCAACCCGGTGGTGGGCAAGGTGAGGCCGGGCACGTACCTCGTGGGCCTGCGGCGGCTCACCGGCGCGCCCGAGCGCTCCTATGTCCGCGTGCAGATCACCAACCTGTCGCTGAGCACGGTGGAGGAGCGGGACAAGGCCGTCTTCTTCGTGCGCACGCTGGATGGGGCCCAGGAAGTCCGTGGCGCGCGCATCGTGATCGAGGGCCAGCGCCGTGTGCCGGATCCCAAGCACAAGGGCGATTACCTCCAGGAGGCCTTCACGCACGAGCTCACCACGGACGGCACCGGCCGGGCGACGCTCGACCCGCAGCCCACCTGGGTGCAGCTCCAGCGCGTCTCCGTGCGCAACGGCGAGGACATCCTCGTGTTGGATCCGCGCGAGGCCCCGGCGTCCTTCGCCAACAACCACTGGTCGCCGTCCTCGGGTTGGCTGGAGTGGCTGTCGCAGCAGACGCCGCCGCCGCCGAACGACGGGCTGCGTGGCTTCCTCTTCACCGAGCGCCCCATCTACCGGCCGGGCGAGAAGGTCTACCTCAAGGGCTTCCTGCGCAACGAGGTGGGCGGAGACTTCGTGGCCCCCGAGGAAGCGAAGAAGTACGAGCTGCGCGTGGATGGCCCGGGCGAGCAGGTGTGGAAGCTGCCGCTGAGCTTCACCGCGCTGTATGGCTTCTCCGCCGAGTTCCAGGAGAAGGACGCGCCCACGGGCGAGTACTACGCGGTGCTCTCCGAGGTGCGCACGGGGCAGACGCTCGCGCGCCGGAAGTTCCAGATAGAGGCCTACCGCCTGCCCACCTTCGAGGTGCAGCTGTCCAGCCCCGCCACGGTGCGCCTGGATGCGCCCTTCAAGGTGAAGGCGGTGGCGCGCTACTACGCGGGTGGCAACGTGGCCGGGCAGCCCATCTCGTGGACCGTGACGCGCCGCCCCTACTACTACGTGCCCAAGGGCCGCGAGGGCTTCCTCTTCGCCTCCAGCAACCAGTTCGCCCGTGAGGGACAGAGCCGCGCTCCCGAGGCGATGACGCGCAACGCGACGCTGGATGACAACGGCGCTGACGAGATGAGCGTCAACCCGGCGCTGGACCTGGACGGCTCGGCGCGCATCTACCGCTTCGAGGCCACCGTCACGGGCGCGGACAACCAGCCCGTCTCCGCGGCGCAGGACGTGAAGGCGCTGCCGCCCTTCGTGCTGGGCCTGAAGCTGCCGCGCTACTCGGACAAGCCCTTCACGCTCACGCCGGACATCGTCGCGGTGGGCGTCAACGACAAGCTGGTGAAGGGCCAGGAGGTGCTGGTGCGCCTCTACAAGCGCATCTGGCACAGCCAGCTGCGGGAGACGCACTTCGCCACCGGCGAGGCCCGCTACGTCACCGAGCAGGAGGACGTGAAGCTCGCCGAGAAGACGATCACCACCACGGAGGACAAGCCCGTGTCCCCGGCCTTCGAGCTGAAGGAGGCGGGGGTGTACGTGGTGGAACTGGTGGCGCGCGACAAGCTGGGGCGGGTGCAGACGCTGTCGGCGGACCTGTACGTGGGAGGCCAGACGCCCATCGCGTGGCAGAAGTCGCGCCAGGGCGTGTTCGGGCTCACCCCGGACAAGGCCTCGTACAAGCCGGGCGAGACGGCGCGCCTCATCCTCCAGAGTCCCGTCCAGGAGGGCCGCGCGCTGGTGGTGGTGGAGGAGCCGGGCGGCAACACCTACACCTGGCACGACGTGTCCGGCGGCAAGGCGGTGCACGAGCTGGCCATCCGGGCGCAGCACGTCCCCAACATCCCCGTGCACGTGCTGTTGATGCGGGGACGGCTCGGCGAGGGAGACAAGGACGACTCGCGCTACCGGCCGCAGACGCTCGGGGCCTCGGTGGACGTGAAGGTGGAGCCGGTGCGCAACCAGGTGCTGGTGGACATCAAGCACCCCGAGACGGCGCGGCCCGGGGCCACCATTCCGGTGGAGCTGACGCTCAAGGATGACCAGGGCAAGCCGCTGGCCGGCGAGGTGACACTGTGGCTGGTGGACGAGGCCGTGCTGTCACTCGCGCCGGAGGCGACGCTCAACCCGCTGGACGAGCTCATCAAGGAGAACGCGCGCGGCACCACGCTGCGGGACACGCGCAACAGCCTGGTGGGCAAGCTCTTCGAGCAGGAGGAGACCCCCGGCGGCGACGGCAGCGAGGAGGAGCAGCAAGGCAGCGGCAAGCGCGTGGTGCGCAAGAACTTCCAGACGGTGCCGTACTACCAGGCCACGCTGCAGGTGCCGGCGTCCGGCAAGCTGACGGTGCAGGTGCCGTTGTCGGATGACCTCACCAACTTCCGCGTGCGCGCGGTGGCCATCTCCGGGCTGCAGCGCTTTGGCTACAAGCAGACGGTGCTGCGCGTGCGGCTGCCGGTGCTGGTGCAGCCGCAGCTCCCGCGCTTCGTGCGCCAGGGAGACCGCTTCTGGGGCGGCGCGGTGGGCCGCGTGGTGGAGGGCAACGGAGGCCCCGGCTCGGTGGAGGTGAAGGTCTCGGGTCCGGCGGACGTGCAGCCGCTGAACCAGAGCGTGGAGCTGCAGGCCAACCGGGCCATGAGCTTCGTCACCCCCATCACCGTGCAGAACGCGGACGTGTCCGAGCCCCAGTCGCTCAAGGTGCGCGTGGACATCGAGCGCAAGGCGGACAAGGCCGGAGACGCCTTCGAGGTGCAGCTGCCCGTGCTGCCGGATCGCACGGTGGAGCACTTCGCTTACTTCGACACGCTGAAGGCGGGCAACACCCCGCTCAAGCCGCTGCCCGAGCCGGCACGTCCGGGCACCGCGTCGCAGGAGGTGGCCATCACCTCCATCCCCGGCGTGCTGGAGATGATCTCCGGCCTGCAGTACCTGGCCGACTACCCGCACGGCTGCCTCGAGCAGAAGCTGTCCCAGCTCTACCCGGACGTGGCCATGGCCGCGGTGCTGCGAGACCTGGGAGTGCGCACGCCCTTCGGCAAGCAGATCGACAAGAACGTGCAGCGCATGCAGGACGAGATGACGCTCTACCAGGACGACCAGGGCCTGATGGCCTTCTGGCCGGGAGGACCGGGCGACGTGCAGGTGACGGCGCTGGCGGTGGAGTTCCTGGACGGAGCGCGGCGCGCGGGCCTGAAGGTGGACGAGAAGATCCAGACGCGCGCCGTGGAGGCCCTCAAGCGGGTGCTGCGCAGCACCTGGCCGGGCCTGGTGCAGGAGTGGCGCTACAACCAGCAGACGGCGGCGCTGCGGGCCCTCACGCGCGTGGGCGCGCTGGACCAGCACTACCTCGTGGACCTCTTCCAGCTGCGCGAGCGCCTGGACATCCAGAGCCTGGCGGACCTGGCCTCGACCATGCTCGCCCAGCCCTCGGTGTACCGCACCAACCTGGAGGCGCTGCGCAACGAGCTGTGGGACAGCGTCATCATCAAGCTGAACAAGGGCAAGCCCGTCTTCGAGGGCCTCAAGTGGCGCCGCGACGCGTGGGGCTACTACGGCTACCTGGGCTCGCGGCCCGCCAGCGTGGCGGCCGTCTTCGAGGCGCTGATCCGGCTGTCTCCGGAGGACGCGCGGCTCGATCAGCTGCGCGACGCGCTCCTGTCCTACTCGAACGCGGAGACGGGCTTCGGCAGCACCTTCGAGAACCGCCGGGCCATCGGCGCGCTGGCGCTGTACCTGGAGAGGGCGAAGCCGGCGGTGCCGGACACCACGGTGACGCTCTCGTCGGGCGGCACGCTCAAGGTGGACAAGAACACGAAGACGGCCCGCGCCACGGTGGCCAGTGACGCACCGCTCACCGCCACCGTGAAGGGCGGACCCGTGGGCATGCGCGTGGAGGCCCAATACATCCCGGCCACACCCGGCGACAAGGTGACGCCGCTCAAGCAGGGCTTCATCGTCTCGCGCAGCGCCACCTGGCTGCACGCGGATGGCTCCGAGGAGACGCGCTTCGACGACGCCTCGGGCGAGGTGAAGGAGCTGAAGGTGGGCGACATCCTGGAGCTGCACACGCGCATCGTCACCGAGGAGGACCGCGTCCACGTGGCGCTGGTGGTGCCCTTCGCGGCGGGCCTCGAGCCGCTCAACCCGGAGCTGGCGAACGCCGCCTCGGACGCGAAGCCCTCGCAGGCGGACTCGCTCCGCCCGGCCTATGTGCAGCGGCTGGACAACGAGGTGCGCTACTACTTCCTGCAGATGCAGCGCGGCACGCACACCTTCCACTTCCGGGTGCGGGCCGCCACCGAGGGCTCCTTCGTGCACCCGGCGCCCTGGGCCGAGCTGATGTACCGCGAGTCCATCCGTGGCCGCGGTGAGGGCCTGCGCATCATCGTGAAGGGAGAGCATGAGAAGTAG